The following nucleotide sequence is from Catenulispora sp. EB89.
GCCCGCCGCCGACCATCGTGAAGACGATCGGCTGATCGGCGAGGCGCGCGATCGCACCACCGATCGTCGCGGCCCCCTGCAGCGGCGTGAACAGCCCGTAGAACACCACCCGCAGCGGCCCCTCGGCCGCCGCCGGCTCGGCCACGAACCACTCGTCCGGAGCACCGACAGGCACGACCACCGCATGCTCCCGGTACTTGGCGGGCAGGGTCTCCCGGTGTTCCTCGGTGTCGACCACCACAACGCGCGCGGCGCCCAACGCGGCGGCATCGATCGCGCGCAGCAGCGGCTGCCGCACACCATGCCCCACCTGCCGGTCCCGAGCAGTATCGGCGGCCCCGATGAGATGGTCCAGCACCACGCGCCGCCGCCCGAACAGCAACCGCGCCAGATGCACATCGAAGTGCCCCAGGTACCCGACCACCACGACATCAGGCCGCGGCCCCCGCAGAGCCCGCCGAACCAGCCCGGCCCAACACCGAGCCAGCCGCACCCCCAAAGCGGGCACCCGCCAAGGCTGCGCCAGCATCTTGACCCGCGCCGCGGTGTCGAAGCCAAGAGGCGCGTTACACTCGCGGACCTCATGACCCGCACTCCGCAACCCCTCAGCGATGACCCCCACCCGGGGGTGCGCCGCCACATCGTAAGTACCGAAGATCAGGACGCGCATGGTCAGCCAGAGTAGCGGCTCCGGCTCTGGACGCCGGACCGGGAAGCGAGGCGACCGGGCACTCGCCGCTGACGGTGCGATGAACGACGGCGCGATGAACGACGGCACAGCGGGTAACGGGGATGCCGGGCGCTCGGACGATGGCGATGTTCGCCGCTCAGACGGTGCGTTCGCGGTCCGTGGTTTGCCGAGCGAGGCTGTTGATGTGTCTGGTGTCGGCGGTCGCGGTGCGGTCGAGGCTGGAGTGCCAGCGGATGCGGCACACTCAGGCGATGTTCGTCGTTCAGACGGTGCGTTCGCGGTCGGCGGTTTGCCGAGCGAGGTTGTTGAAGTGTCTGGTATCGGCGATGGCGCTGTGGTCGAGGCTGGAGTGCCGGCGGATGCGGCGCACTCAGACGGTGCGTTCGGCGATCGCGGTGCGGTCGAGGCTGGAGTGCCGGGGGATGCCGCGCACTCGGACGATGGCGATGTTCGCCGCTCAGGCGGTGCGTTCGCGGTCGGTGGTTGGTCGAGCGAGGCTGTTGAGGTGTCTGGTGTCGGCGATCGCGCTGCGGTCGAGACTGGAGTGTCGGCGGATACCGCGCACTCGGGCGATGCGCTCGCGGCCCGCGGTCCGGCAAGCGAGGCCGGCGTGCCGGTCGATGCTTCGGTGTGCTCGGCTGCCGGGCTTGGTGATCGTGTTTCGGAAGGTGGGGCTCCCGCAGTGCTTGCAATCGGTGATGGTGCTGCGGCGGGCTCGAGCGATGAGCTTGTACGTGGTTCGGCGGGCGGAGCTGTCGAGGTGCTTGCTGTCGAGTCTGAAGCTGTAGCTGATCCGGCCGACATCCCCACCCCGCGCCCCAACCGCCGCTCCCAGGCCACCCGCCTGGCCTTCCTCGCCCTCACCTTGGCGGCTGGCGCCTACGCCGTGGCCCGGCAGTGGAGTCGCGTGCAGGCGGGCTTCGCCGAGCTCGGTCCGGTGCCGCTGATCGTCGCGCTCGTGCCGGCGCTGGCTTCGGTGGTGGCGATGATGCTGGCGTGGCGGGGGTTGCTCGGGTCGCTGGGGTCGCCGTTGCGGTTGCGGCCCGCGTCGCGGATCTTCTTCACCAGTCAGCTCGGCAAGTACCTGCCCGGGTCGGTGTGGCCGGTCGTCGCGCAGATGCAGCTCGGCCGCGCTTATCGCATTCCGCGTGCACGCAGCGCCGCGGCTGCCGCGCTCGCGATGCTCGTTTCGCTCGCGTCGGCGCTCGTGCTGGCCGCTGCGACGTTGCCGGTTGCCGGGGGTGCTAAAGCCGCCGGCTACTGGTGGGCGTTCATTGCGGTGCCGGTGTTGATGGCCGGGTTGCATCCGCGGGTCGCGAATCCGGTGCTCAAGACCATCTTCCGGGTCACGCGGCGGCCCGCGATCGAGCCGCTCACCGCGCGCACCATCGCCGAGACGGCGGCACGGAGTGTCGTCGGGTGGTTGTTGGCCGGCATGCACATCTGGATCCTGGCGATCGCGCTCGGTGCGTCGCCGTGGCGCACGCTGCTGCTCGGCATCGGCGGGTACGCCTTCGCCTGGAGCGTCGGCTTCATCATCGTCTTCGCCCCGGCCGGCGCCGGTGTGCGCGAGCTGATCCTGGTCGCGGCGTTGCAGCCGGTGCTGGATCCGGGCAAGGCGACGGTCGTGGCCCTGGCCTCACGCCTGGTCACCATCGTCGCCGACCTGATCGCCGCCGCCGTCACCGCCCGCGAGGGCCGGGCCCGCGGTGCGACGCTCACCGACAGCGAGCCGGCGGGCGCCACCGCGGGCTAGGTGTACTGACCGGTGAGGTTGGTGACGGGGTTCACGGCTGATTGATCTTGAAATGGGTGAGGGCCTTCTGGCTTGGTGTGGATTGCGAAGTCGACACCGAACCGGGAAGGCCCTCATGGTCCACCGTAACGCACCCCTGTCCGAGACTGGTCGTGAGCGGCTGGCCCGCTGCATCGTGGAGGGCGGCTGGCCGCTGCGCCGGGCCGCCGAGCGCTTCCAGGTCTCCCCGACCACGGCCAAGCGTTGGGCCGACCGCTATCGGGTGCTCGGCGCGGCCGGGATGACAGACCGGTCCTCCCGACCGCACACCAGCCCGCGCCGCACCCCAACACGTACCGAACGGCGGATCATCAAAGTCAGGGTGCTGCGCCGTTTCGGCCCGGCGCGGATCGCGTTCCTGCTGCACCTGAACCCCTCGACCGTGCACCGGGTGCTGACCCGGTACAAGCTGGCCCGGCTGTCGCACGTGGACCGGGCCACCGGCCGGCCGATCCGGCGCTACGAGCACGACGCGCCCGGAGACCTGGTGCACGTGGACATCAAGAAACTCGGCAACATCCCCGACGGCGGCGGCCACCGCATCCACGGCCGGGCCACCGGCAAAGCCAACAGCCAGCGCACCGGCTCCGACAAACGCAAGGACGGCAAGCCCCGCCTGGGCTACGCCTACCTGCACAACGCCGTCGACGACCACTCCCGACTGGCCTACACCGAGATCCTGGCCGATGAAACCCGCCAGACCGCCGTCGCATTCTGGACCCGAGCCCGGGCCTTCTTCGCCGATGCCGGCATCACCGTTGCCCGCGTGCTCACCGACAACGGCTCCTGCTACCGCTCCCACCTATGGCGCGACACCCTGGCCCAGGCCGGGATCACTCACAAGCGAACCCGGCCCTACCGGCCCCAAACCAACGGCAAAGTAGAGCGCTACAACCGCACCATGCTGGAGGAATGGGCCTACGCCCGCCCCTACCGCAGCGAAACCGAACGACGCGACGCCTTCCCCACCTGGCTCCACACCTACAATCACCACCGCGGACACACCGCGCTGAAGGGCCTACCACCCGCCAGCCGCGTCCCTAACCTCTCCGGTCAGTACAGCTAGGCGAGTCAGGCAGCCGGAAGCTCACGACTCCTTCGGCGGCAGCGGCGGCATCCGAAAAGCCTTCCGCACCACCGGATTCCGCTTCACCGCCAACTCCGTCGCGGCCATCCGCCAGCGCACGTACCCCTTCTTCGAGTACCGCCACTCCCGCTTGTGCCGAGCCCAGTCCACCTTCCGCGGCTCCGGCACCGCCCCCAGCTTCTCCGAAGCCAGCGCCCGGTACTTCTCCTGCAGCGACGTCCGCAGTGCCGCGTCCTCGGCGTCCTTGTTCACGCTGCTGATGTTCGCGTCGTGCCGCCGGTACAGGAACGACGGCGTCCGCGAGTAGACGAACTTCCGCCCGTCGATCAGCAGCGTCGCCCACACCGGGTACAGCATCTGCGCCAGCAGCGCCGGGTCGAGCTCGACCGCCTGGATCAGCTCCGTCCGGACGAAGGCGCCGTCGTTCACGTCGATCCGCCCGATCAGCAGATCGCCCAGGTGCGCCGCCTTCCGCCGCTTCGCGTACTGCCGGTTCAGCTGCCCGTCGGTGATGTAGTACGACGCCGCCGACACGTCCGCGCCGCCCCGCATGTTCCGCAGGTGCAGCGTGACGTGCTCCGGCAGCATGATGTCGTCGTCGCCGAAGATCGTCAGGTAGCGCGAGGCCGCCAGCGACACCCCGAGGGCGATCGCGGCGCCCGGGTCCTTGCGGCCGTCGTGGACCTCGACCCGCGCGTAGTCGACGCTCACCGCCGGACCGGCCGCGGCGGCTTCGGCGCCCAGGGCGGCGACCGCCTCGCGCGTCGACTCCGTCGGCGAGGCGTCGTCCACCACCAGCACCCGCACCGTGGCCCCGAGCTTGTCCGACGCGGCACGCGCCGAGGCGACGATGGATTCCACCGTCTCCTTCAGCAGCCCCGGGCGCTCCCGTGTGGGGACGATGACAGTCAGTTCAGAGTCGGTCACGGTACTCCTCAGCAAGTAGACGGCATAAGGGTATTCGGAACCGTGCCGGGTACGCTTGCGTCCGGTCATGTAGGAGAAGTCAACAGCCGAGCCTGGAGTCCGGAGCACTGTGAAGATCAGCGTCATTGGAATGGGCAAGATCGGCCTGCCGCTGGCCGTGCAGTTCGCCTCGAAGGGCCACCAGGTCTACGGCGTGGACGTCGTGGCGCGCACGGTCGACCAGATCAACGCCGGCGTCGAGCCGTTCCCCGGCGAGGCCGAGCTGGACACGCGGCTGCCGCGGGTCGTCAGCTCCGGCCACCTCACCGCCACCCTGGACGGGGTCGCGGCGGTCGCCGACAGCGACGCGGTCGTGGTCGTCGTCCCGGTCGTCGTCGACGAGGACGCGGTCCCGGACTTCCGCGCCATGGACGCCGCCACCCAGACCATCGCCGCCGGCCTGAAGCAGGCCGCCGCCAACGGCCGCACCGGCATCCTGCTGAGCTACGAGACCACCCTGCCGGTCCACACCACCCGCGAGCGCTTCGTGCCCGCGCTGGAGGCCGCCTCGGGCCTGAACGCCGGCGCCGACTTCCTGCTCTGCCACAGCCCCGAGCGCGTCTACACCGGCCGGGTCTTCGCCGACCTGCGCAAGTACCCGAAGCTGGTCGGCGGGATCGACGCCGAGTCCGCCGCCGCCGCGGTCGCGTTCTACGAGGCGGTGCTGGACTTCGACGAGCGCCCCGACCTCAGGCGCGGCAACGGCGTCTGGGACCTGGGCTCCGCGGAGGCCGCCGAGCTGGCCAAGCTCGCCGAGACCACCTACCGCGACGTCAACATCGGCCTGGCCAACCAGTTCGCGCGCTTCGCCGACCGCACCGGCATCGACATCTTCCAGGTGATCGAGGCCTCCAACAGCCAGCCGTTCAGCCACATCCACCAGCCCGGTCCGGCGGTCGGCGGCCACTGCATCCCGGTGTACCCGCGCTTCTACCTGTTCAACGACCCCGAGGCCTCGATCGTGCGCGCGGCCCGCGAGTCCAACCTCGCGCAGCCGGCCTACCTGGTCGGCCTGCTGGAGGGCCTGCTCGGCGGCGCGACCGGCGGCGGCGGGCTGGCCGGCCGCAAGGTGCTGGTGCTCGGCGCGGCCTACCGCGGCGGCGGCGTGAAGGAGACCGCGTTCTCCGGCGTCTTCGGCCTGGTCGCCGCGCTGGCCGGGGACGGCGCGCAGCCGTACGTGTCCGACCCGCTGTACTCCGCCGAGGAGCTGGCCGCGCTCGGCCTGCCGGCCTACGAGCCCGGTACCGAGGTCGCCGGCATCATCGTGCACACCGACCACGAGGAGTACCGCGAGCTGTCGGCCGCGGACTTCCCGGGCGTGAAGGTGCTCGTGGACGGCCGCAACGTCACCGACCCGGCCAAGTGGGAAGGCGTCGCGCGCAAGGTCCTGGGCATCGCCTGAGGAGAGGGAGGCCCATGCCGATCCGCGCGATCATCCTGGACATAGGCGGGGTCCTGGAGCACACCCCGGACCTCGACACCGCGGCGCGCTGGGAGCCCGAGTTCGGCTCCGGCTGGATCCACCGCGTCGACCCGGTTTTCCGGGCCGGCGAGATCGGCGAGATCACGCTGGAGCAGGTCCACGAACGGGCCGCCGACGCCCTCGGCGTCCCGGTGGCCCGGATCGAGGCCTTCATGGACGACGTCTGGGTCGAGTACCTCGGCACCTACAACGCCGAGATCGCCGACTACTGGCGCGCCCGCCGGGACGAGGGCTACACGACCGCGATCATCAGCAACAGCTTCGTCGGCGCGCGCGAGCGCGAGGAGGAGGCGTACCGGTTCAGCGAGCTGACCGACCTGATCGTGTACTCGCACGAAGTCGGCATGCTGAAGCCGGATCCGGCGATCTACGAACTCTGCCTCGACCGCCTCGGCCTGCCGCCGGAGGAAACGGTGTTCGTGGACGACGTAGAGGGGAACTGCGCGGCGGCCCGCGCGCTCGGCATGTCGGCGGTGCTCTTTAAGGACACGGCGCAGGCCGTGCGCGAGCTCGACGCGCTGCTGCAAAGGGCCTGATCCGCCAGAGCGGCGAAAAATCCGGCGGCACCGATGACCACCGATGACTTCGGCGCCGCCGGATCGTCTGTACAGGCATGAGTGACCTCAAGCCCCTGCGGGCCAAGAACCTGTCCCAGCCCAAGTACGGACTCGCGCAGCTGGAGTGGGAGGAGATCGAGCAGGCGGTCGCCGCGGCCGTGGCCGGTCCCGGCCGTTCCTGGTTCCTCACCACCCTGAACCCCGACGGCTCGCCGCACACCACCGGCTTCGGCCACACCTGGCTGGACGGCGCCGTCCACTTCACCACCGATCCGACAGTCCGCAAGACCCGGAACCTGGCCGCCGACCCGCGCTGCACCGTCGCGGCGCCGATCGAGGGGTACGACGTGACCTTCGACGGCGAGGCCCGGCGGGTCACCGACCCGGCGGTGGTCGAGCGGATCGCCGCGGTCTACGCCGCCGTCGGCTGGCCCTGCGAGGCCCACGGCGATGTGATCACCGCGCCGTTCAGCGCCCCGAGCGCCGGGCCGGGGCCCTGGCAGGTCTACCGGATCGACGTGCGCTCCGCGGTCGCGCTGAAGAGCACCGGGGACGGCGGCGCGACCAAGTGGTGGTTCGGGTAGTCCAGCCGATTCGGTAGTCCGGCGGGTCGGCAGGGGGATCAGCCGGGCGTTTCGGCGGCGGCGCGCAGGGATCAGGAAATCAGTCGCGCCATCGCCGAACGGATCGTCGGCGTCCGGAGAACCCTTCAGGACGTCGTCTGCTCGCCCTGCTTCGCCGACAGCGCCAGCACATCGGTCGGCACCGGCGTGTCCTGCCGCATCGCCGTGAACAGCTCCTGCGCCATCGGCGCCAGCTCCACGCGGTTCGGGTCCGGCTGGTACCACTGCCACGGCACCGTCAGGTACGTGATCTGCTGCCGCGGCACCTGCTTCAGGTCCGAGGCGAAGTCCGCCAGCGCCGGCAGCGAGCCCAGCGCCGGGTCGGTCGTCAGGGCCTTGGTGGCGGCGTCCAGCACCTTGTAGAGCTTCGCCGGGTCGTCCAGCGTCCCGTCGTTGGCCAGGGTGTCCAGCGCGGAGTTCAGGAACTGCTGCTGGCGGCCCATCCGGCCGATGTCCGAGCCGTCGCCGAGGTTGTGCCGGGCCCGGACGAAGGCCAGGGCCTGCTCCCCGTCGACCACGGTGGTGCCGGCCGGCAGGTTCAGGTGCGAGTCCGGGTCGTTGACCGCCTGGTCCAGGTGCACCGGGATGCCGCCGATGGCGTCCACGATCTTCTTGAAGCCGGTGAAGTCCACCACCAGGACGTGGTCGATCGTCAGGCCGCTGAAGCCCTCGACGGTCTTGACCGTGCAGGCCGCGCCGCCGATGGAGAACGCGGCGTTGAACATCCCGAACTGCGGCTGCGACCGCGTGCCGTTGGACAGGACGCACGCCGGCGTCTGCACCATCGAGTCGCGGGGGATCGAGGCCACCGTCGCGCTCTTCCGGTCCGCGGCCACGTGCAGCAGCATCGTGGTGTCCGAGCGGGCCCCGGAGTTGGCGTCGCCGTACTGCGCGTTCGCCCCGTCGCGGTCGTCGGAGCCGATCAGCAGGATGTTCATCGCCGTGTGGGTGCCGGGCGGGGGCGTGGCCGAGCTCGGCCTCAGCGCGTCCGCCGGTCCCGGGGCGTCGTCCGCGTGGATGTCGACGGTCCGGATGTTGTCGTTGAGCCGGTTGTACACGGTCCACAGGCCGGTCGCGCCGGCGATAGCCAGCACCGACAGCGAGGTCGCGCAGATGATGACGACGCGCCGCCGGGACATGGAGCCGCTGTCGGCGGCGCTGACGTGCCGTGCGGCGCGCCGTGTGGCACGCCGTACGCGGCGGGAGGGACGGTGCGGGGCACCCGGTGCACCGTCGGGTGCGTCAGGTGCACCAGGCGCGGCGAGCGCGTCTGCGGCGTCCTCCGGGCGGTCGGCCGGGCCGGTGGTCTGGTCGTTCATGATGCGATGAGACTATGTCATCTTCGTACTGACTTCGTCTCCAAATGTCCCGGTACTGCGACATCTGTGCGATCCGGCGCCCGCCGGATCGCACAGATGTGTCACGCCGCCCCGCTCAGCCGGTCCCGGCGCCGTAACCAGCGGTGATACCCGAGCAGATGTCCTGGTCGGCGGTCCGCGAGTTGTTCGCGATGTCGGTCGGCAGCGGTCCGGCGGCGGTCGAGCCGCTGCTCGGGGCGGTCGAGCCGGCGGTGGGCGCGCCGCTCGTCGCGGAGCCGGCGCCGGCGCCCTTCGGGTGCGCCGCGGCGTAGTCGTCGCCGATGATCACCAGGATCTGCGTCCCGGAGCCGCCGACCTCGACCTTCGCGCCCGGGTACAGCGTGGCCAGCTGCTTGGCCTTGGCCTCGGAGCGGGAGCTCGGGTACATGATCGTGGTCACCGCGGTGTGCGCCGGCACGATCCGGCTGACCACCGCGTCGTAGCCCTGGGCCTGCAGCGCGGTGGTCGCGTCGGTGGCCAGGCCGGTGACCGTGGTGCCGTTCTCCACCTTCACCGAGATCGTCGAGGGCGAGATGGACGGCGCCGGCGGCTGCGTGGTGGTCGCCGCCGTGGTCGCCGGGGCCGAGGTCGTGGCCGGCGAGCCCGCGGCCCCGGAGGCGCCCGAGCCGTCCAGCAGCGTGTCGCTCTTGAGGTGGTCCCAGATCACCCCGGCGGCCACCGGGTCCATGTCCACCCGCCCGTCCTGGGTCCGGTAGTGGCCCGGCAGGGTCAGGAACTGGATGTGCGAGGGGTCGATGCCCTTGATCGACTCGGCGAAGCTCGACAGGGCGCTCAGGCTGCCCAGGTCCGGGTCGAACTGCGCGTACTTGAGCGCGTCGTTGAAGATCGCGGCCAGCGTCCGGGGGTCGTTCATCACCCCGTCGCTCTCCACCTTCTTGATCATCGATCCCAGGAACGCCTGCTGGCGCCGGGTGCGGCCGATGTCGGAGCCGTCGCCCAGGCCCTCGCGCTCGCGGACGTAGTCCAGCGCGGTCTGGCCCTTCACGGTCTGGATGCCCTTGTGCAGCGTGATGTTGTCGCCGCCGACGTCGCTCACGTCCTTGGGCACGCAGACCTGTACGCCGCCGATGTCGTCGGTGAGCTTGGCGAACGCCGAGAAGCCGACCACCACGGTGTGGTCGACCCGGATCCCGGAGATCGACTCGATGGTGTTGATCTCGCAGGCCACGTTGCCCTGCGAGGTGTTGCCGACCGCGAACGCCGCGTTGAACTGGTTCTGCTGCGGCCTGGTGTGCCCTTTGTTGGGATCGTTCGGGTCGATCTGGCAGGCCGGCATGTTGACCATCATGTCGCGCGGGATCGAGATGCCCACGGCGTGCTGGTGGTCGGCGTAGACGTGCAGCAGGATCGAGGTGTCCGAGCGGGCCCCGTCGCCGGTCGCGCCGCCGCCGAAGGCGTTGTTGCCGTTGTCGCGGCTGTCCGAGCCGACCAGCAG
It contains:
- a CDS encoding HAD family hydrolase, whose amino-acid sequence is MPIRAIILDIGGVLEHTPDLDTAARWEPEFGSGWIHRVDPVFRAGEIGEITLEQVHERAADALGVPVARIEAFMDDVWVEYLGTYNAEIADYWRARRDEGYTTAIISNSFVGAREREEEAYRFSELTDLIVYSHEVGMLKPDPAIYELCLDRLGLPPEETVFVDDVEGNCAAARALGMSAVLFKDTAQAVRELDALLQRA
- a CDS encoding pyridoxamine 5'-phosphate oxidase family protein, with product MSDLKPLRAKNLSQPKYGLAQLEWEEIEQAVAAAVAGPGRSWFLTTLNPDGSPHTTGFGHTWLDGAVHFTTDPTVRKTRNLAADPRCTVAAPIEGYDVTFDGEARRVTDPAVVERIAAVYAAVGWPCEAHGDVITAPFSAPSAGPGPWQVYRIDVRSAVALKSTGDGGATKWWFG
- a CDS encoding LCP family protein yields the protein MAGQHNPEPLPWEQVARQPGGGHRRASDGYDDDAPGPVRGRGRYRDEPDSDAEIAFDAARSRGGHGGGRNGRDGRDDRDGRDDRNGRGGHGGRNGRGAAIPAAAGAGRLAPRGVITISAASLVITLIGAGAFTYEHFNGSINTFSNSGLSANRPAEAKANAQGQRPENILLVGSDSRDNGNNAFGGGATGDGARSDTSILLHVYADHQHAVGISIPRDMMVNMPACQIDPNDPNKGHTRPQQNQFNAAFAVGNTSQGNVACEINTIESISGIRVDHTVVVGFSAFAKLTDDIGGVQVCVPKDVSDVGGDNITLHKGIQTVKGQTALDYVREREGLGDGSDIGRTRRQQAFLGSMIKKVESDGVMNDPRTLAAIFNDALKYAQFDPDLGSLSALSSFAESIKGIDPSHIQFLTLPGHYRTQDGRVDMDPVAAGVIWDHLKSDTLLDGSGASGAAGSPATTSAPATTAATTTQPPAPSISPSTISVKVENGTTVTGLATDATTALQAQGYDAVVSRIVPAHTAVTTIMYPSSRSEAKAKQLATLYPGAKVEVGGSGTQILVIIGDDYAAAHPKGAGAGSATSGAPTAGSTAPSSGSTAAGPLPTDIANNSRTADQDICSGITAGYGAGTG
- a CDS encoding glycosyltransferase, translated to MRVLIFGTYDVAAHPRVGVIAEGLRSAGHEVRECNAPLGFDTAARVKMLAQPWRVPALGVRLARCWAGLVRRALRGPRPDVVVVGYLGHFDVHLARLLFGRRRVVLDHLIGAADTARDRQVGHGVRQPLLRAIDAAALGAARVVVVDTEEHRETLPAKYREHAVVVPVGAPDEWFVAEPAAAEGPLRVVFYGLFTPLQGAATIGGAIARLADQPIVFTMVGGGQDKAETVRNAGDAANVTWRDWVPAADLPRLVAGHDVCLGIFGTGPKALRVVPNKVYQGAAAGCAIVTSDTPPQRRALVGAARHVPPGDAAALADALADLAARPDELQRLKKASSTAAHEHFTPAHVVEPLLEKLDELGFGR
- a CDS encoding LCP family protein, coding for MNDQTTGPADRPEDAADALAAPGAPDAPDGAPGAPHRPSRRVRRATRRAARHVSAADSGSMSRRRVVIICATSLSVLAIAGATGLWTVYNRLNDNIRTVDIHADDAPGPADALRPSSATPPPGTHTAMNILLIGSDDRDGANAQYGDANSGARSDTTMLLHVAADRKSATVASIPRDSMVQTPACVLSNGTRSQPQFGMFNAAFSIGGAACTVKTVEGFSGLTIDHVLVVDFTGFKKIVDAIGGIPVHLDQAVNDPDSHLNLPAGTTVVDGEQALAFVRARHNLGDGSDIGRMGRQQQFLNSALDTLANDGTLDDPAKLYKVLDAATKALTTDPALGSLPALADFASDLKQVPRQQITYLTVPWQWYQPDPNRVELAPMAQELFTAMRQDTPVPTDVLALSAKQGEQTTS
- a CDS encoding glycosyltransferase family 2 protein, with protein sequence MTDSELTVIVPTRERPGLLKETVESIVASARAASDKLGATVRVLVVDDASPTESTREAVAALGAEAAAAGPAVSVDYARVEVHDGRKDPGAAIALGVSLAASRYLTIFGDDDIMLPEHVTLHLRNMRGGADVSAASYYITDGQLNRQYAKRRKAAHLGDLLIGRIDVNDGAFVRTELIQAVELDPALLAQMLYPVWATLLIDGRKFVYSRTPSFLYRRHDANISSVNKDAEDAALRTSLQEKYRALASEKLGAVPEPRKVDWARHKREWRYSKKGYVRWRMAATELAVKRNPVVRKAFRMPPLPPKES
- a CDS encoding IS481 family transposase, which produces MVHRNAPLSETGRERLARCIVEGGWPLRRAAERFQVSPTTAKRWADRYRVLGAAGMTDRSSRPHTSPRRTPTRTERRIIKVRVLRRFGPARIAFLLHLNPSTVHRVLTRYKLARLSHVDRATGRPIRRYEHDAPGDLVHVDIKKLGNIPDGGGHRIHGRATGKANSQRTGSDKRKDGKPRLGYAYLHNAVDDHSRLAYTEILADETRQTAVAFWTRARAFFADAGITVARVLTDNGSCYRSHLWRDTLAQAGITHKRTRPYRPQTNGKVERYNRTMLEEWAYARPYRSETERRDAFPTWLHTYNHHRGHTALKGLPPASRVPNLSGQYS
- a CDS encoding YbhN family protein, whose translation is MNDGAMNDGTAGNGDAGRSDDGDVRRSDGAFAVRGLPSEAVDVSGVGGRGAVEAGVPADAAHSGDVRRSDGAFAVGGLPSEVVEVSGIGDGAVVEAGVPADAAHSDGAFGDRGAVEAGVPGDAAHSDDGDVRRSGGAFAVGGWSSEAVEVSGVGDRAAVETGVSADTAHSGDALAARGPASEAGVPVDASVCSAAGLGDRVSEGGAPAVLAIGDGAAAGSSDELVRGSAGGAVEVLAVESEAVADPADIPTPRPNRRSQATRLAFLALTLAAGAYAVARQWSRVQAGFAELGPVPLIVALVPALASVVAMMLAWRGLLGSLGSPLRLRPASRIFFTSQLGKYLPGSVWPVVAQMQLGRAYRIPRARSAAAAALAMLVSLASALVLAAATLPVAGGAKAAGYWWAFIAVPVLMAGLHPRVANPVLKTIFRVTRRPAIEPLTARTIAETAARSVVGWLLAGMHIWILAIALGASPWRTLLLGIGGYAFAWSVGFIIVFAPAGAGVRELILVAALQPVLDPGKATVVALASRLVTIVADLIAAAVTAREGRARGATLTDSEPAGATAG
- a CDS encoding nucleotide sugar dehydrogenase, which gives rise to MKISVIGMGKIGLPLAVQFASKGHQVYGVDVVARTVDQINAGVEPFPGEAELDTRLPRVVSSGHLTATLDGVAAVADSDAVVVVVPVVVDEDAVPDFRAMDAATQTIAAGLKQAAANGRTGILLSYETTLPVHTTRERFVPALEAASGLNAGADFLLCHSPERVYTGRVFADLRKYPKLVGGIDAESAAAAVAFYEAVLDFDERPDLRRGNGVWDLGSAEAAELAKLAETTYRDVNIGLANQFARFADRTGIDIFQVIEASNSQPFSHIHQPGPAVGGHCIPVYPRFYLFNDPEASIVRAARESNLAQPAYLVGLLEGLLGGATGGGGLAGRKVLVLGAAYRGGGVKETAFSGVFGLVAALAGDGAQPYVSDPLYSAEELAALGLPAYEPGTEVAGIIVHTDHEEYRELSAADFPGVKVLVDGRNVTDPAKWEGVARKVLGIA